Proteins from a single region of Mucilaginibacter daejeonensis:
- the lnt gene encoding apolipoprotein N-acyltransferase, translating into MKKNLLLAVFSGLLLWIAWPPTAYTTFLLFVGLVPMLIAIENIINSPSTKKGQFVFATTFIGFFIWNSLSIYWVYNSLKTIGPLVAIPITLIPYSLGPLLMAGTCWLYYRMRLSTARGWSLAALVCFWIAYEYLHQSWDLKFPWMTLGNGFAVSHKWVQWYEYTGVYGGTIWIWLCNIFLFLLYISLRESRPKVYRSKLTVGFALSLILPLGYSLVTYYSYQEQPNPSNVVVVQPNVDPYTKFDLAPDQEMSKLTRLSASVAQPNTEYFIWPETAIAEDTDEDRFTQSTQYGQMRQFLKNYRNGNLITGVSTYRIYNDAHTPTARFSENTHQYFDVFNTAVQIENSDRVQFYHKSKLVPGAEAMPFGAALSFLTPVFEHLGGSTGGFGSQPDADVFYSQSGIGADPVICYETIWGDWISHSVRKGAQFIAIITNDGWWENTSGKDQHIDYAKLRAIENRRWVCRSANTGISGFINQRGDVIQRSGWWVEAALKQEINLNSELTFYTKHGDYLAKGGCGLALLGMIFIVFRRLKPKRVAAA; encoded by the coding sequence ATGAAGAAGAACTTGCTGCTTGCCGTATTTTCGGGCTTATTACTATGGATAGCCTGGCCGCCAACCGCTTACACCACCTTTTTGCTGTTCGTTGGTTTGGTGCCGATGCTCATTGCTATCGAGAATATCATCAATTCACCTTCGACGAAAAAAGGGCAGTTCGTTTTTGCCACTACCTTTATCGGTTTCTTCATCTGGAACAGCCTGAGTATCTATTGGGTATACAATTCGCTCAAGACCATCGGTCCGTTGGTGGCCATCCCGATCACGCTGATCCCGTATTCCTTAGGTCCGTTGTTAATGGCAGGCACCTGTTGGTTGTACTACCGCATGCGGCTCAGTACCGCACGCGGCTGGTCGTTAGCGGCTTTGGTTTGCTTCTGGATCGCCTACGAGTACCTGCACCAATCCTGGGACCTTAAATTCCCATGGATGACCTTGGGTAATGGCTTTGCCGTAAGTCACAAATGGGTGCAATGGTACGAGTATACCGGTGTTTACGGCGGTACCATATGGATATGGCTTTGTAATATCTTTTTGTTCCTGCTGTATATCAGTTTGCGGGAATCACGTCCTAAAGTATACCGTTCAAAACTGACCGTAGGTTTCGCCTTGAGCCTGATCCTGCCTTTGGGGTATTCGCTGGTCACCTATTACAGCTACCAGGAGCAGCCTAACCCCTCTAACGTGGTAGTGGTGCAACCTAATGTTGACCCTTATACCAAATTTGACCTTGCTCCCGACCAGGAAATGAGTAAGCTCACCCGCTTGTCGGCGTCAGTAGCGCAGCCGAATACCGAATACTTTATCTGGCCGGAGACCGCCATAGCCGAAGATACCGACGAGGACCGCTTTACGCAGTCGACCCAGTATGGCCAGATGAGGCAGTTCCTGAAAAATTACCGTAACGGCAACCTGATCACCGGCGTTTCCACCTATCGCATCTATAATGATGCGCATACCCCTACGGCCCGTTTTTCGGAGAATACCCATCAGTATTTTGATGTGTTCAACACCGCAGTGCAGATCGAGAACTCAGATCGAGTGCAATTTTACCATAAATCGAAACTGGTGCCCGGTGCCGAGGCCATGCCATTTGGTGCGGCATTGAGTTTCCTGACGCCTGTTTTTGAACATTTGGGTGGTTCAACCGGCGGCTTTGGCAGCCAGCCCGATGCCGATGTATTTTACTCCCAAAGCGGCATAGGCGCCGACCCGGTGATCTGCTACGAGACCATTTGGGGCGATTGGATATCGCATTCGGTGCGTAAAGGGGCGCAGTTCATCGCCATTATCACTAATGATGGCTGGTGGGAAAATACCTCTGGCAAGGATCAGCATATCGATTATGCCAAGCTGCGCGCCATCGAGAACCGCCGCTGGGTATGCCGCTCGGCCAACACCGGTATATCGGGTTTCATTAACCAGCGCGGCGATGTGATACAACGTTCAGGTTGGTGGGTAGAGGCCGCCCTGAAACAAGAGATCAACCTCAACTCAGAGCTTACTTTTTATACCAAACATGGCGATTATCTGGCCAAAGGCGGTTGTGGCCTGGCTTTGCTGGGCATGATCTTCATCGTGTTCCGCAGGTTAAAACCTAAACGCGTAGCGGCAGCATGA
- a CDS encoding 5-formyltetrahydrofolate cyclo-ligase, with protein sequence MTKSELRKLFKARREQLSQAEYDELNQQLLQRFARVGLSGVSCVHLFLPIRKFKEPDTFLIREWLREHHPNIQRLFPKANFADHTIQNYADDDQLELAVNAFGIPEPVSGNLVPIQDVDLMLIPLLAHDQQGYRVGYGKGFYDRLMAQCRPGTRFIGLSFFEAVDLIDDVNEYDMKMDLTLTPSRNSHPQPPEGSMTEHRLLLHSPFRELGGLG encoded by the coding sequence ATGACCAAGAGTGAACTCCGAAAGCTATTCAAGGCCCGGCGGGAACAGCTATCGCAGGCCGAGTATGATGAGCTGAACCAGCAGCTACTTCAGCGCTTTGCCCGCGTTGGACTGAGTGGAGTAAGTTGCGTTCACCTGTTCCTGCCGATCCGTAAATTCAAGGAGCCCGACACCTTCCTGATCAGGGAGTGGCTTCGGGAACATCACCCGAACATTCAAAGGTTATTCCCCAAGGCTAACTTTGCCGACCATACCATACAGAACTATGCTGATGACGACCAACTGGAACTGGCCGTTAACGCTTTCGGTATCCCTGAGCCGGTTAGCGGCAACCTGGTACCCATCCAAGATGTGGATCTGATGCTCATCCCCCTATTAGCTCATGACCAACAGGGCTACCGGGTAGGTTACGGAAAAGGCTTTTACGATCGCCTTATGGCCCAGTGCCGCCCCGGCACCCGTTTTATCGGCCTGTCATTTTTTGAGGCAGTAGACCTTATAGATGATGTGAACGAGTATGATATGAAGATGGATCTGACACTAACGCCAAGCCGCAACTCACACCCCCAGCCCCCTGAAGGGAGTATGACCGAACACCGCTTACTGCTTCATTCCCCCTTCAGGGAGTTAGGGGGTTTGGGTTAG
- a CDS encoding peptidylprolyl isomerase, with amino-acid sequence MTRKLLLLTLLITGSVAYAKPPRNQYVRISTGYGQVIIRLYNETPKHRDNFVKLAKEGFYNGTLFHRVIQNFMIQGGDPDSKNAKPGAELGEGDLKYKVPAEFRDSLFHKRGVLAAARDNNPEKASSATQFYIVEGKRVTDARIDSLETTRLKGYHIPEWQRAWYRSVGGTPQLDHGYTVYGEVVSGIDMVDRIAAVKTDKRDRPVQDVPMKVELLSKRQCRQLDKLLNLDK; translated from the coding sequence ATGACCCGCAAACTCTTATTGCTGACCCTGCTGATCACCGGCTCGGTGGCCTATGCCAAGCCACCGCGTAACCAATATGTACGCATTAGTACCGGGTATGGCCAAGTGATCATTCGCCTGTATAACGAAACGCCCAAGCATCGCGATAACTTTGTGAAGCTGGCTAAAGAAGGCTTTTACAATGGTACATTGTTCCACCGCGTGATCCAGAATTTTATGATCCAGGGTGGCGATCCCGACTCTAAGAACGCCAAGCCGGGTGCCGAACTGGGCGAGGGCGACCTCAAATACAAGGTGCCAGCCGAGTTCAGGGACAGCCTGTTCCACAAGCGAGGCGTATTGGCCGCCGCACGCGACAATAACCCCGAAAAGGCATCGAGCGCTACGCAGTTCTACATAGTGGAAGGCAAACGGGTGACCGATGCCCGTATCGACTCGTTAGAGACCACCCGACTGAAAGGTTACCATATACCCGAGTGGCAGCGCGCCTGGTACAGGTCGGTAGGGGGGACGCCACAGCTCGACCATGGCTACACCGTTTACGGCGAAGTGGTGAGCGGCATAGATATGGTTGACCGCATTGCTGCCGTGAAGACCGACAAACGCGACCGCCCCGTACAGGATGTACCTATGAAAGTGGAATTGCTGAGCAAAAGGCAGTGCCGTCAACTGGATAAATTGTTGAATTTGGATAAGTAA
- a CDS encoding glycosyltransferase family protein encodes MKVAGFTFIRNAVRNDYPVVEAITSILPLCDEFVIALGSSDDGTEELVRGIDSAKIRIIDTVWDESLREGGRVFAQETDKAFAALSPDVDWAFYIQGDEVVHEKYLPVIQQAMHDNLQDKKVEGLLFKYLHFYGSYSYIAHSRRWYRREIRIVRNNQNIHSYRDAQGFRWNDRKINVKLIDAYIYHYGWVKAPKGLESKLRNFNQFYHDDAWLNENLPQTFEFDFKNADRLLPFEGTHPAVMQRRIKAQNWNLNVDQKAIARQMPLRRRILQKIEDWTGWRVSEYRNYKIIK; translated from the coding sequence ATGAAGGTAGCCGGTTTTACTTTTATCCGTAACGCGGTCAGGAACGATTACCCCGTGGTGGAAGCCATTACGTCCATCCTACCCCTTTGCGATGAATTCGTGATCGCCCTGGGCAGTAGTGACGATGGTACCGAAGAATTGGTAAGGGGTATCGATTCGGCCAAGATCCGCATCATTGATACCGTTTGGGACGAAAGCCTGCGCGAGGGCGGACGGGTATTTGCCCAGGAGACCGACAAAGCATTCGCGGCCCTATCACCCGATGTGGACTGGGCCTTTTACATACAAGGTGATGAGGTGGTACACGAAAAGTACCTGCCCGTGATCCAACAGGCCATGCATGATAACCTACAAGATAAAAAAGTGGAAGGCCTACTATTCAAGTACCTGCACTTTTACGGCTCATATAGCTACATCGCCCATTCGCGCCGGTGGTATCGCCGCGAGATACGCATCGTTCGCAATAACCAAAATATCCACTCTTACCGGGATGCTCAAGGCTTTAGGTGGAACGACCGGAAGATCAATGTGAAATTGATCGATGCTTACATCTACCATTATGGCTGGGTCAAAGCACCCAAAGGGTTAGAAAGTAAGCTGCGCAATTTCAACCAGTTCTACCATGATGATGCCTGGCTGAACGAGAACCTGCCGCAAACCTTTGAGTTCGACTTTAAGAACGCCGATCGTTTGTTACCTTTTGAAGGCACCCACCCTGCCGTCATGCAGCGCCGCATCAAAGCCCAGAACTGGAACCTGAACGTAGATCAGAAAGCCATTGCCAGGCAAATGCCGTTAAGGCGCCGCATCCTGCAAAAGATCGAGGACTGGACCGGCTGGCGCGTAAGCGAATACCGCAATTACAAGATCATCAAGTGA
- a CDS encoding LytR/AlgR family response regulator transcription factor — MKIRCLAVDDEAYAARIIADHVGKVPFLQLVGICTNAIEALALVQQGEVDLVFLDIQMPDLSGIQFLKLCGSKCKVILTTAYPEYALQGYEHDVIDYLLKPVPFDRFLKAAQKAWQQMAATLPPATAPAAMAAPAQQGHMFVKSDSKNKFIKVDLDDILYIEGLKNYVSIFVQGQRIITYQTLRDLEDQLPQPAFCRVHRSYIVAVNKIRLIDGHMIYIHDQALPVGETYREAFYRLIREEPT; from the coding sequence ATGAAGATACGTTGCCTCGCTGTTGATGATGAAGCCTACGCGGCCAGGATCATTGCCGACCACGTCGGTAAGGTGCCGTTCCTGCAATTGGTAGGCATTTGTACCAATGCCATTGAAGCACTGGCGCTGGTGCAGCAGGGCGAGGTGGATCTGGTGTTCCTGGATATACAAATGCCCGATCTGAGCGGCATCCAGTTCCTGAAACTTTGCGGAAGCAAGTGCAAGGTGATCCTCACCACTGCCTATCCTGAGTATGCGTTGCAAGGCTATGAGCATGATGTGATCGACTATTTGCTAAAACCTGTCCCTTTCGATAGGTTCCTGAAGGCCGCACAAAAGGCATGGCAGCAAATGGCCGCAACGCTGCCCCCGGCTACTGCACCCGCAGCGATGGCCGCTCCTGCCCAGCAGGGCCACATGTTCGTTAAAAGCGATAGCAAGAACAAGTTCATCAAGGTGGATCTGGACGACATCCTGTATATCGAGGGGTTGAAAAATTACGTGTCCATATTTGTGCAGGGGCAGCGCATCATCACTTACCAAACCCTGCGCGATCTGGAAGACCAATTGCCTCAGCCGGCCTTTTGCCGGGTGCACCGCTCGTACATCGTGGCCGTGAACAAGATCCGGCTGATCGATGGGCACATGATCTACATACACGATCAGGCCTTACCCGTAGGCGAGACCTACCGCGAGGCCTTCTACAGATTGATACGCGAAGAGCCCACCTGA
- the cphA gene encoding cyanophycin synthetase, with protein sequence MKIENIQVLRGPNIWSVTRKKLIQMRLDLEEMEHRPTNTIEGFYERLKTLIPSMYGHRCSPGVPGGFFERVEQGTWMGHVIEHIALEIQSLAGMYTGFGRTRETKTPGTYNVVFNYVEEKVGVFAAEAAVRIAEALIAGESYALEADIQTMREIRENTRLGPSTGSIVEEAIARDIPWIRLNNQSLVQLGYGKNQVRIRATMTEKTSSIAVDLASNKEETKRILQEQAIPVAKGMTISSAADVKTAIKKVGFPLVFKPLDGNHGRGATINVKTEEDAVLAFEHASKISRKVIVERFISGFDFRVLVIDNKMVAAALRVPAHVKGDGRSTIQQLIDKENMDPRRGYGHENVLTHISIDRDTLDLLTKKGYTLESVPADGVTVYLKSTANLSTGGTSIDVTDQVHPENVFICERISRVIGLDICGIDIMAPNLTEPLIENGGVVLEVNAAPGFRMHIAPSEGLPRNVAGHVLDMLYPQGRSARIPIIATTGTNGKTTTTRLIAHIVKNNGYRVGFTTSDGIYVQNTMLVKGDTTGPHSTEFILKDPTVEFAVLETARGGILRSGLGFGQSDIGVITNIQPDHLGISDIHTLEDLARVKSVVIDSVKKGGWGVVNADSKHCVSIAKKAHCQIAYFSLNEENPVVKAHCQKGGVACVLENGFITIKKGDWKIRVQRVSQVPVTFGGTVSFMIENVLAATLATYLWGFKTEDIKTSLQSFVPSAAQTPGRMNIFNFKEFRFMVDFAHNPNGYHGIKDFLSHIDSPQKIGLIAGTGDRRDEDIRELGRIAASMFDHILLRQADHLRGRTRENIMDLMIEGIREVKPDMPYERLEDHVDAIAYAINLAQPGAFVTTLSDAVHGAIDIVQNYHERERTGS encoded by the coding sequence ATGAAAATAGAGAACATTCAGGTGCTGCGTGGCCCCAACATTTGGAGCGTTACGCGCAAAAAACTGATACAAATGCGCCTGGACCTGGAAGAGATGGAGCACAGGCCCACCAACACCATCGAAGGCTTTTACGAACGCCTCAAGACACTTATACCCAGCATGTACGGCCACCGCTGTTCACCTGGCGTACCTGGTGGTTTTTTTGAACGGGTGGAACAAGGCACCTGGATGGGCCATGTGATCGAACACATTGCCCTGGAGATACAAAGCCTTGCCGGCATGTACACCGGTTTTGGCCGTACCCGTGAGACCAAGACACCAGGCACCTACAATGTAGTGTTCAACTACGTGGAGGAGAAGGTGGGCGTTTTTGCGGCCGAGGCTGCCGTGCGCATAGCTGAAGCCCTGATCGCCGGTGAGAGCTACGCGCTGGAGGCCGATATACAGACCATGCGCGAGATAAGGGAGAACACTCGTTTAGGACCGAGTACCGGATCGATCGTGGAAGAGGCCATAGCGCGTGATATCCCTTGGATAAGGTTGAACAATCAATCGTTGGTGCAGCTGGGCTATGGTAAGAACCAGGTGCGCATCCGTGCCACCATGACCGAGAAGACCAGCAGCATAGCCGTGGATCTGGCCAGTAACAAGGAAGAGACCAAGCGTATATTGCAGGAGCAGGCCATCCCCGTGGCCAAAGGCATGACCATATCCTCAGCTGCCGATGTGAAGACCGCCATCAAGAAGGTCGGCTTCCCACTGGTATTTAAACCGCTGGATGGCAACCACGGCCGTGGCGCCACCATTAACGTAAAGACCGAAGAGGACGCAGTGCTGGCTTTTGAGCATGCGTCCAAGATATCGCGCAAGGTGATCGTAGAGCGATTCATCAGTGGTTTTGATTTCAGGGTATTGGTGATCGATAACAAGATGGTGGCCGCAGCGCTGCGCGTACCTGCCCATGTTAAGGGCGATGGCCGATCGACCATCCAACAACTGATCGATAAGGAGAACATGGACCCACGCCGTGGTTACGGCCACGAGAACGTGCTGACCCACATCTCGATAGACCGCGATACGCTGGACCTGCTGACTAAAAAAGGTTATACGCTGGAAAGCGTGCCTGCCGACGGGGTCACGGTATATTTGAAATCGACCGCTAACCTGAGCACAGGTGGTACCTCTATCGATGTGACCGACCAGGTACACCCCGAGAACGTTTTTATTTGTGAGCGTATATCGCGCGTGATAGGACTGGATATCTGTGGTATAGATATTATGGCACCGAACCTGACCGAGCCACTGATCGAGAATGGTGGTGTAGTGTTAGAGGTGAACGCAGCACCCGGCTTCAGGATGCACATTGCCCCAAGCGAAGGTTTACCACGCAACGTGGCCGGCCATGTGCTGGACATGCTATATCCGCAGGGGCGTTCGGCACGCATACCGATCATTGCCACAACTGGCACCAATGGCAAGACCACCACTACCCGCCTGATCGCCCACATTGTTAAGAATAATGGCTACCGCGTAGGTTTTACCACCAGCGATGGCATCTACGTGCAGAACACCATGCTGGTGAAAGGTGATACCACTGGTCCGCATAGTACGGAGTTCATTTTAAAAGACCCGACGGTAGAGTTCGCGGTGTTGGAAACTGCCCGTGGCGGTATCTTACGCTCAGGTTTGGGTTTTGGCCAGTCAGACATTGGTGTGATCACCAATATACAGCCAGATCATTTGGGCATATCTGACATCCATACGCTGGAAGATCTAGCCCGTGTGAAAAGCGTGGTGATCGATTCGGTGAAAAAAGGCGGATGGGGCGTGGTCAACGCTGATAGCAAACATTGCGTAAGCATCGCTAAAAAAGCACATTGCCAGATCGCCTACTTCAGCCTCAACGAGGAGAACCCTGTGGTGAAGGCGCATTGCCAAAAAGGCGGCGTGGCCTGCGTATTGGAGAACGGCTTCATCACCATTAAAAAAGGCGACTGGAAGATCAGGGTGCAACGGGTATCGCAAGTGCCGGTGACCTTTGGCGGAACGGTGAGCTTTATGATCGAGAACGTGCTGGCCGCCACGCTGGCCACTTACCTTTGGGGCTTCAAGACCGAGGATATCAAAACATCACTGCAAAGTTTTGTACCGTCGGCGGCGCAAACACCTGGACGCATGAACATCTTCAACTTTAAGGAGTTCAGGTTCATGGTCGATTTTGCACACAACCCGAATGGCTATCACGGCATCAAGGATTTCCTTTCGCATATCGATTCGCCGCAAAAGATCGGTTTGATCGCCGGTACAGGTGACCGCCGCGATGAGGACATCCGCGAGTTGGGCCGTATAGCTGCAAGTATGTTCGACCACATTTTACTGCGCCAGGCCGATCACCTGCGTGGCCGTACCCGCGAGAACATTATGGACCTGATGATCGAGGGCATCAGGGAAGTAAAACCTGACATGCCATACGAGCGCCTCGAAGATCATGTGGATGCCATTGCCTACGCGATCAATTTAGCCCAACCCGGTGCCTTTGTGACCACCCTGAGCGATGCCGTACATGGTGCCATCGATATCGTGCAGAACTATCATGAGCGGGAACGCACCGGGAGCTGA
- a CDS encoding exodeoxyribonuclease III, with protein sequence MKIITYNVNGIRSAMTKGWLSWLQATDADVVCLQEIKATPDVLTDLLLVEQMGYQHYWYPAEKKGYSGTAIFTRHTPKHVEYGCGIEDFDREGRCIRVDFEDVSVMSVYFPSGSSGDERQVFKYRFLDEFGEYLNQLKWAYPKLVVCGDYNICHKPIDIHNPKSNANSSGFLPEERAWMDRFVEMGFVDTFRLLNKEPHNYTWWSFRANARAKNLGWRIDYNMVTTDLQSAVKRAAILPEARHSDHCPVLLELDVTP encoded by the coding sequence ATGAAGATCATTACCTATAACGTGAACGGCATACGATCCGCCATGACCAAGGGCTGGTTATCATGGCTGCAAGCCACCGATGCCGATGTGGTTTGCTTGCAAGAGATCAAAGCCACGCCCGATGTTCTGACCGACCTGTTGCTGGTAGAGCAAATGGGCTATCAGCACTATTGGTACCCGGCCGAAAAGAAAGGCTATAGTGGTACTGCCATATTTACCCGCCACACGCCCAAGCATGTGGAGTACGGGTGCGGCATAGAAGATTTTGACCGCGAAGGCCGCTGCATCAGGGTGGACTTTGAGGACGTGTCGGTAATGAGCGTTTACTTCCCGTCGGGGTCGAGTGGAGATGAGCGTCAGGTATTCAAATATCGTTTTTTGGATGAATTTGGCGAATACCTGAACCAGCTGAAATGGGCCTACCCTAAACTGGTGGTTTGCGGCGATTATAACATTTGCCACAAGCCTATCGATATCCACAACCCTAAGTCGAACGCCAACTCATCGGGCTTTTTGCCCGAAGAGCGTGCCTGGATGGACCGTTTTGTGGAGATGGGATTTGTGGACACCTTCAGGTTGCTGAACAAGGAGCCGCACAACTACACCTGGTGGAGTTTCAGGGCCAACGCCCGCGCCAAGAACCTGGGCTGGCGCATCGATTACAACATGGTGACCACCGACCTGCAAAGCGCCGTAAAGCGTGCCGCCATACTGCCCGAAGCCAGGCACTCTGATCATTGCCCGGTATTACTGGAGTTGGATGTCACCCCCTAA
- a CDS encoding AAA family ATPase, giving the protein MQQIRKIAIVGPESTGKSAMSAYLANHYHTVWVPEYARQYCEKLTGDCTWQDEVNMFYGQLELEKEYLPKANQLLICDTTFITIKIWSDEMFGKAPQEVLDLLPQHRYDLYLLLNIDLPWQDDPLRNFPTKREHFMQVWHQELQALNANYQVISGIGQPRYDAAVNAIDEYLLSQQNSPLERG; this is encoded by the coding sequence ATGCAACAGATCCGTAAAATAGCCATTGTTGGGCCCGAGAGTACTGGCAAATCGGCCATGTCGGCCTATCTGGCCAATCACTACCACACCGTTTGGGTGCCCGAGTACGCCCGCCAATACTGCGAGAAGCTCACGGGCGATTGTACCTGGCAGGATGAAGTGAACATGTTCTACGGTCAGCTGGAGCTGGAAAAAGAGTACTTGCCCAAGGCCAACCAGCTGCTCATTTGCGATACCACCTTTATCACGATCAAGATCTGGAGCGACGAGATGTTCGGCAAGGCCCCACAGGAAGTGCTGGACCTGCTGCCCCAGCATCGATATGACCTATACCTGTTGCTCAACATCGACCTGCCCTGGCAGGATGACCCCTTGCGCAACTTCCCCACCAAACGCGAACACTTTATGCAGGTATGGCACCAGGAACTACAAGCCCTTAACGCCAACTACCAGGTGATATCAGGCATAGGCCAACCCCGCTACGATGCTGCCGTCAATGCCATCGACGAATATTTGCTATCCCAACAAAATTCCCCTCTCGAGAGGGGTTAG
- a CDS encoding DUF5700 domain-containing putative Zn-dependent protease, whose product MKKQSILFSLLIALTLLSISAKAQVINIDAALQYWQLTDSLRHDRPITDEQWKQFIAMEGNKTYIRSVFDSASIADYRKAVEMVYMPKQAARLQKNLAAKYWYAILVQRYKDKEDSLKTYLKNTLASPAYSTVMYDKVYQWLPKKARHQIPGIKFFYNALGMDAVSYANGIFISAMAAFQHAKISTGILEAHEMHHQLRPQRALRKPETAHQGILYAIRSIQNEGIADMIDKEPIYTLPGDPEEIGDWLIKPAPEAIRKLDSAIVMMARSDSHTFENERYYRQVLRSSAGHMPGFYMARTIVRNGYGKQMIKHADDPFAFIYLYHKAAQKDDTKPAMFSAEAIAFLKRLEKLYAE is encoded by the coding sequence ATGAAAAAGCAAAGCATCCTCTTTTCTCTACTTATAGCTCTGACCTTACTATCAATAAGCGCGAAGGCACAGGTCATCAACATTGATGCGGCCCTGCAGTACTGGCAACTTACGGATAGCCTGCGGCATGACCGACCGATCACCGATGAGCAGTGGAAACAGTTCATCGCCATGGAGGGCAACAAGACCTACATACGGTCGGTGTTCGATAGCGCCTCGATAGCCGATTACCGCAAAGCGGTGGAGATGGTGTACATGCCTAAGCAGGCTGCACGGCTGCAAAAGAACCTGGCCGCCAAATATTGGTACGCCATACTGGTGCAACGGTATAAGGATAAAGAGGACTCGCTCAAGACCTATCTTAAAAACACCCTCGCCAGCCCGGCCTACAGCACGGTGATGTACGATAAGGTATACCAATGGCTGCCCAAAAAGGCCAGGCACCAGATCCCGGGCATCAAGTTCTTTTATAATGCGTTGGGAATGGATGCGGTATCTTACGCTAACGGTATCTTTATTAGTGCCATGGCGGCCTTTCAGCATGCCAAGATCAGCACAGGTATATTGGAAGCGCACGAGATGCACCACCAGCTAAGGCCGCAAAGAGCATTGCGCAAACCAGAGACCGCTCACCAAGGCATCCTCTACGCTATCCGCAGCATTCAAAATGAGGGCATTGCCGATATGATCGATAAAGAGCCGATCTACACCCTGCCTGGCGACCCTGAAGAGATCGGCGACTGGCTGATCAAACCCGCGCCCGAGGCGATCAGAAAATTGGATTCGGCCATCGTGATGATGGCCCGGTCAGACAGTCATACGTTCGAGAACGAGCGTTATTACCGGCAGGTGCTGCGCTCGTCGGCCGGGCATATGCCGGGGTTCTACATGGCGCGCACCATTGTTCGTAATGGCTATGGCAAACAGATGATCAAACATGCCGATGACCCTTTCGCCTTCATTTACCTGTACCACAAGGCAGCTCAAAAGGACGATACCAAACCCGCGATGTTCAGCGCCGAAGCGATCGCCTTTCTAAAGCGGCTGGAAAAGCTATACGCGGAATAA
- a CDS encoding sensor histidine kinase has translation MKQKTIFYHVLGWLAVIGYDLVSIWRSAGVANVKVLMLLQLSFCLSLVAVFYYLFLWVFPQLLRKKRFVALAFALLAVPVVFSAVRFGLEQALYPLVFGFSNYYGHITVTSYLYDNLYQGVPVAVISAAIWNMQEQFRNQTENEALRREKQEAELAFLRSQINPHFLYNTLNYIYSLAYPVSDDLANAVIKLSQLMRYALDQSADGKVDLQHEVDHLQNYIDIFRLRFGDQFNVEFKANTDLAGKRIASLMLIPFVENAFKHGVMNDPQRPVKIQLRVIGDRLMFTVSNKVNHGPKDHSSGVGITNTRRRLALLYPDKHELLIADNGRSYKITLNIDL, from the coding sequence ATGAAGCAAAAGACCATATTTTACCATGTACTGGGCTGGCTGGCCGTGATCGGGTATGATCTGGTAAGCATATGGCGCAGCGCGGGTGTGGCCAATGTAAAGGTGCTAATGCTGTTGCAGCTATCCTTTTGCCTCAGTTTGGTGGCGGTGTTCTATTACCTTTTCCTGTGGGTGTTCCCACAGTTGCTTCGTAAAAAGCGTTTCGTTGCGCTTGCATTCGCCTTGCTGGCGGTGCCGGTGGTGTTCTCGGCAGTGCGGTTCGGGTTAGAGCAGGCGCTTTATCCTTTGGTGTTCGGGTTCAGTAATTATTACGGCCACATCACGGTAACGAGCTACCTGTATGATAACCTTTACCAGGGCGTACCTGTGGCGGTGATCAGTGCCGCGATCTGGAACATGCAGGAACAGTTCAGGAACCAGACAGAGAACGAGGCCCTGCGCCGCGAGAAACAGGAGGCCGAGCTGGCCTTTTTGCGGTCGCAGATCAACCCGCACTTTTTGTATAATACGCTCAACTACATCTACTCGCTGGCCTACCCGGTATCTGATGATCTGGCCAACGCCGTGATCAAGCTATCGCAACTGATGCGTTACGCGCTCGACCAAAGCGCCGATGGCAAGGTGGACCTGCAACACGAGGTGGACCACCTGCAAAACTATATCGACATCTTCCGCCTCCGTTTTGGCGATCAGTTCAATGTGGAGTTCAAGGCCAATACCGACCTGGCCGGTAAGCGTATCGCCTCGCTGATGCTCATTCCTTTTGTAGAGAACGCCTTTAAACACGGGGTGATGAACGATCCGCAACGGCCGGTCAAGATACAGTTGCGCGTGATCGGCGATCGGCTCATGTTCACGGTAAGTAACAAGGTCAACCACGGGCCCAAAGATCACTCGAGCGGGGTAGGTATTACCAATACCCGCAGGCGGCTGGCCTTATTGTACCCCGACAAACACGAATTGCTCATTGCCGATAACGGCCGCTCTTACAAGATCACGCTCAACATCGATCTGTGA